From a region of the Salvelinus sp. IW2-2015 unplaced genomic scaffold, ASM291031v2 Un_scaffold16660, whole genome shotgun sequence genome:
- the LOC112081020 gene encoding urotensin-2 → MCNLLLSWTFLLVASGSLLAHPITDSAEMPYLGPVSLEDGGAGSPDELSFSEQTYLPQSGPGLRYSSLLSGELSRDGLSAAGLLPRQMKTDVLLEKQSHLSPVSRFFGIRKPFRKRGGNSECFWKYCV, encoded by the exons ATGTGTAACCTGCTCCTATCATGGACCTTCCTGCTGGTAGCCTCTGGCTCGCTATTGGCCCATCCCATCACAGACTCTGCAGAGATGCCCTACCTGGGTCCTG TATCTCTGGAGGATGGTGGTGCAGGTAGTCCAGACGAGCTGTCTTTCTCTGAGCAGACATACCTGCCCCAGTCTGGCCCTGGACTCAGATACTCATCCCTACTGTCTGGAGAGCTGAGCAGAGATG GTCTCAGTGCAGCTGGACTACTACCAAGACAGATGAAGACAGAT GTGTTGCTGGAAAAACAGAGTCACCTAAGTCCCGTCAGTCGCTTCTTTGGCATCAGGAAGCCATTCAGAAAGAGAGGAGGCAACTCAGAGTGTTTCTGGAAGTACTGTGTCTAA